One genomic window of Mucilaginibacter sp. SJ includes the following:
- the gatA gene encoding Asp-tRNA(Asn)/Glu-tRNA(Gln) amidotransferase subunit GatA, whose product MANIYSSLTEIKSGLQRAEITVEGLVKGYLLEIEKNAHLNAFNEVFADEALIAAKNVDNKIKNGTAGKLAGMVIGIKDNICYKGHQVSASSKILTGFTSIFSSTVVERLLAEDAVIIGRCNCDEFAMGATNESSYFGPVKNHADETKVAGGSSGGSAVAVQAGMCHAALGTDTGGSVRQPASFCGVVGLKPTYGTISRHGIIAYASSFDQVGPITKSVEDAALLLEVLAGPDEYDSTLSQTPPPASYTNLQKPGKKKIAYLQEAISSPGVDTEVKDNLVQYIDKLRAEGHTVTPIAFELLEYLVPTYYILAMAEASSNLARYDGVHYGYRSPLATDLQSTYKRSRSEGFGKEVKRRIMLGTFVLSAGYYDAYYAKAQKVRRLIQEKTNEILEEYDFILVPSAPEPAFEIGKEEKDPVVMYLSDIFTVQASLTGVPAISIPTGNNSNGLPLGLQLLTKHFGEQQLLDFAKYFLDL is encoded by the coding sequence ATGGCTAATATTTATTCCTCTTTAACCGAAATAAAGAGCGGGTTGCAACGTGCAGAAATTACTGTTGAAGGTCTTGTAAAAGGCTATTTGCTTGAAATTGAAAAAAATGCTCATTTAAACGCTTTTAATGAAGTGTTTGCTGATGAAGCGCTGATTGCTGCAAAAAACGTTGACAACAAAATAAAGAATGGCACCGCCGGCAAATTAGCCGGTATGGTTATCGGCATTAAAGATAATATCTGCTATAAAGGGCACCAGGTTAGTGCCTCCTCAAAAATCTTAACCGGTTTCACTTCCATCTTTTCATCAACCGTGGTTGAACGCCTGCTGGCCGAAGACGCGGTGATCATTGGGCGCTGTAACTGCGATGAATTTGCTATGGGGGCCACCAACGAATCATCATACTTTGGCCCGGTAAAAAACCATGCCGACGAAACTAAAGTTGCCGGCGGGTCGTCGGGTGGTTCGGCTGTGGCCGTACAAGCAGGGATGTGCCATGCCGCTTTAGGTACGGATACGGGTGGTTCGGTAAGGCAACCGGCTTCATTTTGCGGCGTTGTTGGTTTAAAACCAACATACGGAACAATTTCAAGGCACGGTATTATCGCCTATGCTTCATCGTTTGACCAGGTTGGCCCTATCACTAAATCGGTAGAAGATGCTGCGTTATTGCTGGAAGTACTCGCAGGTCCGGATGAATATGACAGTACATTATCACAAACTCCGCCGCCTGCATCATATACTAATCTTCAAAAGCCGGGAAAAAAGAAGATAGCTTACCTGCAGGAAGCCATATCCAGCCCCGGTGTTGATACCGAAGTAAAAGATAATCTTGTACAATATATTGATAAGCTGCGTGCCGAGGGGCATACGGTTACCCCAATAGCTTTTGAGCTGTTGGAATACCTGGTGCCAACTTATTATATCCTGGCTATGGCCGAAGCGTCATCAAACCTGGCAAGGTACGATGGTGTGCATTACGGCTATCGCAGTCCGCTGGCGACAGATCTGCAGTCTACTTATAAACGTTCCCGTTCTGAAGGTTTTGGTAAGGAAGTAAAGCGCCGCATTATGTTGGGCACTTTTGTTTTGAGCGCGGGTTACTACGATGCCTACTATGCAAAAGCACAAAAAGTACGCAGGCTGATACAGGAAAAAACCAACGAGATACTGGAAGAATACGATTTTATATTGGTACCATCGGCTCCCGAACCGGCCTTTGAAATAGGCAAGGAAGAGAAAGATCCGGTGGTAATGTATCTTTCTGACATTTTTACCGTACAAGCCTCACTAACCGGTGTTCCGGCCATATCAATACCCACGGGCAATAACAGCAATGGTTTGCCGTTAGGTTTACAGTTATTAACAAAGCACTTTGGCGAACAGCAACTGTTAGATTTTGCCAAATATTTTCTCGATCTGTAA
- a CDS encoding Sec-independent protein translocase subunit TatA/TatB: MGGLGAPEIILIIIAILLLFGGKKIPELMRGLGKGVKEFKDAQNSDGSSSSSEEKKA; encoded by the coding sequence ATGGGTGGATTAGGCGCACCAGAAATTATTCTGATCATCATTGCGATACTTTTATTATTCGGCGGTAAAAAAATACCTGAATTAATGAGAGGTTTAGGGAAAGGCGTTAAGGAATTTAAAGACGCGCAAAACAGCGACGGCTCATCTTCTTCATCTGAAGAAAAAAAAGCTTAA
- a CDS encoding Sec-independent protein translocase subunit TatA/TatB translates to MLSSVLLFLNIGTGEMVLILFAALMLFGGEKLPGLARSLGKGIRDFKDASEDVKREINNQINNYEEKKPAPKVEEETPLLDEKASEAPETAAEHEKPVVENTVPNTIAISDYHVNTPAEPEHQSHINLDKTITGSHLDTEKEEEYKS, encoded by the coding sequence ATGTTAAGTTCAGTTTTGTTATTTTTAAATATTGGTACGGGCGAGATGGTACTGATACTTTTTGCAGCATTGATGCTATTTGGCGGCGAAAAGCTGCCCGGCCTGGCGAGGAGCCTGGGTAAAGGTATCCGCGACTTTAAAGATGCCTCTGAAGATGTTAAACGTGAGATCAATAACCAGATCAATAATTACGAGGAAAAGAAACCTGCACCTAAGGTAGAAGAAGAAACGCCTCTTTTAGATGAAAAAGCTTCAGAAGCTCCGGAAACTGCAGCTGAGCACGAAAAGCCGGTTGTTGAAAATACTGTTCCAAATACAATCGCTATCAGTGATTATCATGTAAATACCCCGGCCGAGCCGGAACACCAAAGTCATATCAATTTAGATAAGACCATTACCGGCAGTCATCTGGATACCGAAAAAGAAGAAGAATACAAATCATAA
- a CDS encoding murein hydrolase activator EnvC family protein yields the protein MKFLKAVFFLVLVFTAFTVHAQSSDELKRRRDKLNKELEQLNQDYQETLNNKKTSLKQLSILKAQINLRQEKIENINSEVRNLDNQISESNNNVRSLQSQLDQLKKEYAAMILFAYRNQSAYNKMMFLFASKDFNQAYKRLKYLQQFGTYRERQANYIQGTQKELHVKINELDRTKDEKNDLLKDQQKEKETLGNERNNQVRVVSDLSQHAGILKKQQRDLQAKIAKTNSAIKEAIRREIEEARRRAEEEERRRAEEAARLAAARAKAENKPAPVAPVAPKPVARTNSSALNATPEAAKLSNDFLGNRGSLPWPVANGIPTQGFGIYTTPEGIRSESNGWDIRTNSGSAVRAVFDGTVVKVMDVSGTYLVVIVHGEYFTAYSNLRSVSVARGQKVSTKQSIGVVATDPSTGETEAHFEIYKGATPVNPKIWLAPN from the coding sequence ATGAAGTTTTTAAAAGCAGTTTTCTTTTTAGTATTGGTATTTACGGCGTTTACGGTGCATGCCCAAAGCAGCGATGAGCTGAAACGCAGGCGCGATAAATTAAATAAGGAGCTTGAGCAGCTTAACCAGGACTACCAGGAAACCCTGAACAATAAAAAAACTTCATTAAAGCAATTAAGCATCCTTAAAGCGCAAATAAACCTGCGCCAGGAAAAAATTGAGAATATCAACTCGGAGGTAAGAAACCTGGATAACCAAATCTCTGAGAGCAATAATAACGTACGTAGCTTACAATCGCAGTTAGACCAGCTTAAAAAGGAGTATGCAGCCATGATCCTGTTTGCATACCGTAATCAGAGCGCCTATAATAAAATGATGTTCCTTTTTGCGTCAAAAGACTTTAACCAGGCCTATAAACGTTTAAAATATTTACAGCAGTTTGGTACCTACCGCGAGCGGCAGGCAAACTATATCCAGGGCACGCAAAAAGAGCTGCATGTTAAAATTAATGAGCTTGACCGTACCAAAGACGAAAAAAATGATCTTTTAAAAGATCAGCAAAAAGAAAAGGAAACACTGGGTAACGAGCGGAACAACCAGGTTAGGGTGGTAAGCGATCTGTCGCAGCATGCGGGGATCCTGAAAAAACAACAAAGGGATTTGCAGGCTAAGATAGCTAAAACGAACAGTGCTATTAAGGAGGCGATCCGCAGGGAGATTGAGGAAGCAAGACGCAGGGCTGAAGAAGAGGAAAGACGCAGGGCCGAAGAGGCCGCAAGACTGGCAGCTGCAAGGGCAAAAGCCGAAAATAAACCGGCCCCTGTTGCCCCTGTGGCACCTAAGCCGGTTGCCCGTACAAACTCAAGCGCGTTAAATGCTACGCCGGAAGCCGCTAAGTTGTCAAATGACTTTTTAGGTAACCGCGGAAGTTTGCCGTGGCCGGTTGCTAATGGTATCCCAACTCAGGGCTTTGGTATTTATACCACACCAGAAGGGATCAGGAGTGAAAGTAACGGCTGGGATATCCGTACCAATTCGGGTAGCGCGGTAAGAGCGGTATTTGATGGAACCGTTGTAAAAGTAATGGATGTGAGCGGTACCTACCTGGTGGTTATAGTTCATGGCGAGTATTTTACTGCATACAGTAATTTGCGTTCGGTTAGTGTGGCAAGAGGCCAAAAAGTAAGTACTAAACAATCCATAGGTGTGGTGGCAACTGATCCGTCGACAGGTGAAACTGAAGCCCATTTTGAAATTTATAAGGGAGCAACGCCGGTTAACCCCAAGATCTGGCTGGCGCCTAACTAA
- a CDS encoding DUF4292 domain-containing protein, producing the protein MKKNIANSLLIACCLLVMVSCKARKQVLVTRKADSTARTSDIASKLAAIRANQVNFTTFAGKAKTKLSINNNSNDVTLNIRIAKDKRIWVSITAVLGIEAARAVITPDSIMIINRLQSVYIKKPFSYIYTYASKEVNYKTLESLLIGNAVPELLNEQSTFDHADGNTTLSGTLNDLVYKLILGPDNKVTQTNLDNQRQAQSLQVTNNTFIEATNRVLPAQIDIASVVKDKKIQVNLHYTKADFEVQQNYPFSIPDGYEPGK; encoded by the coding sequence ATGAAAAAAAATATAGCGAATAGTTTACTTATAGCTTGCTGCCTGCTGGTAATGGTAAGCTGTAAAGCACGTAAACAAGTTTTGGTTACCCGTAAGGCCGATTCGACCGCAAGGACGAGCGATATTGCAAGCAAACTGGCTGCAATAAGGGCAAACCAGGTAAATTTTACAACATTTGCGGGCAAGGCAAAAACCAAGCTTAGCATCAATAATAACAGCAATGATGTTACCCTGAATATCAGGATAGCAAAAGATAAAAGGATCTGGGTTTCCATCACGGCAGTATTAGGCATTGAAGCGGCCCGCGCCGTTATAACGCCCGACAGCATTATGATCATTAACCGCCTGCAAAGCGTTTATATTAAAAAGCCATTTAGCTATATATATACTTACGCCAGCAAAGAAGTTAATTATAAAACGCTCGAGTCATTGCTGATTGGCAACGCGGTGCCCGAACTGCTGAACGAACAGTCGACCTTTGACCATGCCGATGGCAACACAACCTTAAGCGGCACCCTGAACGATCTGGTTTACAAGCTGATACTTGGTCCGGATAATAAGGTTACGCAAACCAATTTAGATAACCAGCGCCAGGCGCAATCATTACAGGTTACCAATAATACCTTTATCGAAGCAACAAACCGGGTATTGCCGGCACAAATAGATATCGCATCAGTAGTAAAAGATAAAAAAATACAAGTTAATTTGCATTATACTAAGGCCGATTTTGAAGTACAGCAAAACTATCCGTTCAGCATTCCTGACGGATACGAGCCTGGCAAATAA
- a CDS encoding tetratricopeptide repeat protein produces the protein MQLVFSVLFLASLCLPLFSNAQRKKGGDNKALASAGKVMSYQDSAMVKQLFFSALREKTVENYKLATEMFERVLQADPANDASLYELANLKRQQSDFAASEPLLEQAVAINKDNEWYWAALADSYEKTNTIDKLENVFNQLIRLNPDKSAYYFDKANAFTILKRYDDALKVYDEIEKLNGPSDDLLANRQKIYLKQGKIDQATSELEKQIAANPGEIRYYLALGEVYNSNGFADKALKVLQQAEKLDPRNGMVHFALADIYRDKKNNEASFNELTQGFAIPDIGIDQKINIISGYFPKFPEANAKASALELSRILTVAHPNDARAYAIYGDMLIQNTKYKEAKPVLKKSAQLNNQVYNVQEQLVRLDLGDNDLDAAIKDGENALSLFPNQAWMNYLVGVAWAQKKDNNKAVGYLKNATSLELQDKELLSLSFSLLGDCYHELKNIKSSDESYEKALTYNPDNAFTLNNYAYYLSLRNEQLEKAAAMSAHSNELQPNTASFEDTYAWILFKQKKYAQAKEWMEKALTHDKDNSGVKYEHYGDILFFLGNTDAAVTNWKKAKGFGEQSPVLDRKINEKKYSE, from the coding sequence ATGCAGCTTGTGTTTTCTGTCTTGTTTCTTGCTTCTTTATGCTTGCCTCTCTTCTCCAATGCTCAGCGCAAAAAGGGCGGCGATAATAAAGCCCTTGCATCGGCAGGTAAAGTAATGAGCTACCAGGACAGCGCCATGGTTAAGCAGCTATTCTTTTCGGCCCTGCGCGAAAAAACGGTTGAGAACTATAAGCTTGCTACCGAAATGTTTGAGCGCGTTTTACAGGCCGACCCCGCAAATGATGCTTCCTTATATGAACTGGCAAACCTTAAGAGGCAGCAAAGTGATTTTGCAGCTTCTGAGCCTCTTTTAGAGCAGGCTGTAGCAATAAATAAGGATAACGAATGGTATTGGGCGGCATTGGCCGATAGTTATGAAAAAACCAATACCATTGATAAGCTTGAAAATGTTTTTAACCAGTTGATCAGGCTTAACCCGGATAAATCAGCGTATTATTTTGACAAGGCCAATGCTTTTACCATCCTGAAAAGGTACGATGATGCCCTTAAGGTATATGATGAGATAGAAAAATTGAACGGCCCGAGCGATGATCTTTTAGCCAATCGTCAAAAGATCTATTTAAAGCAGGGCAAAATTGATCAGGCCACTTCCGAACTGGAAAAGCAGATAGCCGCTAATCCCGGAGAGATCCGTTACTACCTGGCCCTTGGCGAAGTTTACAACTCGAACGGGTTTGCCGATAAGGCGCTTAAAGTATTGCAGCAAGCCGAAAAGCTTGATCCGCGAAATGGTATGGTGCACTTCGCGCTGGCCGATATCTATCGCGATAAAAAGAATAATGAAGCCAGCTTTAATGAGCTTACCCAGGGATTTGCCATTCCGGATATAGGCATCGATCAAAAAATTAATATTATATCGGGATACTTTCCTAAGTTTCCGGAGGCTAATGCTAAAGCCAGCGCGCTTGAATTAAGCCGGATCCTGACCGTTGCCCATCCTAACGACGCCAGGGCTTATGCCATTTATGGTGATATGCTGATCCAGAATACCAAATATAAGGAGGCAAAGCCGGTACTTAAAAAATCGGCCCAGCTTAATAACCAGGTGTACAATGTTCAGGAACAGCTGGTGCGCCTGGATTTAGGCGACAATGACCTTGACGCCGCAATTAAAGATGGTGAAAACGCATTGTCATTATTCCCCAACCAGGCCTGGATGAACTATCTTGTTGGTGTGGCCTGGGCACAAAAAAAGGATAACAATAAAGCGGTTGGTTATCTTAAAAACGCTACTTCATTAGAACTTCAGGATAAGGAGCTACTTTCGTTAAGTTTTTCATTATTGGGGGATTGCTATCATGAGCTGAAGAACATAAAAAGTTCTGACGAGAGTTATGAGAAAGCTTTAACCTACAATCCGGATAATGCATTCACTTTAAACAATTATGCTTATTATTTATCGTTAAGGAATGAGCAACTGGAAAAGGCGGCAGCAATGTCGGCACATTCCAACGAGTTGCAGCCTAATACGGCATCGTTTGAAGATACTTATGCCTGGATCCTGTTTAAACAAAAAAAATATGCACAGGCAAAAGAATGGATGGAGAAGGCCCTGACGCATGATAAAGACAATAGCGGGGTTAAGTATGAACATTATGGCGATATATTGTTCTTCCTTGGCAATACCGATGCTGCCGTAACTAACTGGAAAAAGGCGAAAGGCTTTGGTGAGCAGTCACCAGTTTTAGATCGTAAGATAAATGAAAAAAAATATAGCGAATAG
- the dut gene encoding dUTP diphosphatase — protein sequence MNIRIINKSKNSLPAYETAHAAGMDLRADVETTVVLKPMERKLIPTGLYIELPEGFEAQIRPRSGLAFKHGIGIVNSPGTIDADYRGEIKVLLINFSTEDFEINTGDRIAQMVVAKHERVNWEQVEVLNETQRGEGGYGHTGK from the coding sequence ATGAATATCAGGATAATTAACAAATCAAAAAATAGTTTACCGGCCTATGAAACCGCTCATGCGGCAGGCATGGACCTGCGTGCCGATGTAGAAACTACGGTAGTGCTTAAACCAATGGAACGTAAACTCATTCCAACAGGTTTATATATTGAATTACCCGAAGGCTTTGAAGCGCAGATCCGCCCGAGAAGCGGCCTGGCATTTAAACATGGTATTGGCATTGTTAACTCGCCGGGTACCATTGATGCTGATTATCGCGGAGAGATCAAAGTATTGCTCATCAATTTCTCGACAGAGGATTTTGAAATCAATACCGGCGACAGGATAGCCCAGATGGTAGTTGCCAAACACGAACGTGTTAATTGGGAGCAGGTAGAAGTACTGAACGAAACCCAAAGGGGCGAAGGCGGCTACGGGCACACAGGGAAGTAA
- a CDS encoding lipopolysaccharide biosynthesis protein — protein MSTAKKFAGQTAVYGLSTIAGRVLSFFLTPVYTRAYSVKVYGIFGNLYSYASMLNALLAFGMETTFFRYLNKRPDDKQLVYNNTFGAILAIAILFLLLTFPFANFITGWIRIDPSTPFAEYVLYIKYFIGILIIDALCVIPFAKIRADGRPGRYGLIKFLNIVIFVSLNLIFIYGLPFFIKHNLPGTAWIGTWYYKGWLGYVFMSNLIASLATMLMLLPEFLKLRPRFNKALFLEMLVYSWPVLVANFSYLINENLDKILLGKLLPVGESATQVGIYTACAKISIFLSIFVNAFRLGAEPFFFSHAKNKNATQTYATIMNYFVIAVCLIFVALVANIEILKYFIKGKDPAQVALFWSGIGVIPVLLFGYVSLGIYMNLSVWYKLTDQTKYGLYISGIGAIVTIVLNLIFIPYYGYIASAWISLTAYATMMILSYLWGQKNYPIPYNLKKNLAYIIVSIVFVFVSFTVFKRNIFVGNGLLLLFAACAFYFERNQLKAILNKR, from the coding sequence TTGTCTACCGCTAAAAAATTTGCAGGCCAAACTGCCGTGTACGGATTAAGTACTATTGCCGGCAGGGTATTAAGTTTCTTTCTTACGCCGGTTTATACAAGGGCTTATTCGGTTAAGGTGTACGGAATTTTTGGCAACCTTTACAGCTATGCCTCCATGCTCAACGCTTTGCTTGCGTTTGGTATGGAAACCACCTTTTTCAGGTATCTTAATAAAAGGCCCGATGATAAGCAACTGGTTTACAATAATACATTCGGCGCTATACTTGCCATAGCGATTTTATTTTTATTACTCACGTTTCCTTTTGCCAACTTTATTACCGGGTGGATCCGTATTGATCCCAGTACCCCCTTTGCCGAGTATGTTTTATACATCAAGTATTTCATTGGCATATTAATTATAGATGCGCTTTGTGTAATACCCTTCGCTAAGATCCGCGCCGACGGACGGCCCGGCAGGTACGGACTGATCAAGTTTTTAAATATTGTAATATTTGTAAGCCTTAACCTTATTTTTATTTACGGGCTGCCTTTTTTTATCAAACATAATTTACCCGGCACTGCCTGGATCGGCACATGGTACTATAAGGGCTGGTTAGGTTATGTTTTTATGTCGAACCTGATAGCCAGTTTGGCCACTATGCTCATGTTACTGCCCGAGTTTCTGAAACTAAGGCCAAGATTTAATAAAGCTTTGTTTCTGGAGATGCTGGTTTACAGCTGGCCGGTTCTTGTTGCTAATTTTTCATACCTCATTAATGAAAACCTCGATAAGATCTTATTGGGTAAATTGCTGCCGGTGGGTGAGAGTGCCACGCAGGTGGGTATTTATACAGCATGTGCTAAAATTTCTATATTCCTGAGCATCTTTGTTAACGCTTTCAGGCTTGGTGCCGAGCCGTTTTTCTTTAGCCATGCTAAAAATAAAAACGCGACACAAACCTATGCCACTATCATGAATTATTTTGTAATAGCGGTATGTTTGATATTTGTAGCCTTGGTGGCCAATATTGAGATCCTGAAATATTTTATTAAAGGTAAAGACCCTGCACAGGTTGCCTTGTTCTGGTCGGGCATTGGAGTTATACCTGTACTTTTGTTTGGTTATGTGAGTTTGGGGATCTACATGAATTTATCAGTATGGTATAAACTGACCGATCAAACTAAATATGGCTTGTATATCTCCGGCATTGGTGCAATAGTTACCATCGTGCTTAACTTAATATTTATCCCTTATTATGGTTATATCGCATCGGCCTGGATTTCACTCACAGCTTATGCAACAATGATGATACTCTCGTACCTGTGGGGGCAAAAAAATTACCCCATTCCGTACAACTTAAAAAAGAACCTGGCGTATATAATTGTCTCAATAGTGTTTGTTTTTGTGTCGTTTACGGTATTTAAGCGCAATATTTTTGTTGGTAACGGGCTTTTACTGTTATTTGCAGCGTGTGCATTTTATTTTGAACGTAACCAATTAAAAGCTATATTAAACAAGCGATGA
- a CDS encoding acylphosphatase yields MKHLNITVKGKVQGVFFRKSTKAVADQLGVRGFVLNEPNGDVYIEAEADDTFLDMFIDWCNEGPEDAEVSSIESHEGELKNYRNFEVVKRRS; encoded by the coding sequence ATAAAACATCTTAATATTACAGTTAAAGGCAAGGTGCAGGGCGTTTTTTTTCGTAAATCAACCAAAGCGGTTGCCGACCAGCTCGGTGTACGCGGTTTTGTATTGAATGAGCCTAACGGCGATGTGTACATTGAAGCCGAAGCTGATGACACATTTCTTGACATGTTCATTGACTGGTGTAACGAAGGCCCTGAAGATGCAGAGGTATCTTCCATTGAAAGCCATGAAGGCGAATTGAAAAACTATCGTAATTTTGAGGTTGTTAAAAGACGCTCATAA
- a CDS encoding YceI family protein, with translation MKKIIFSALIIAFTTFSAFAIFGNWKVKGDEAQVTFEGHRVSGSFSGLKADITFDKDHPEQAKISATIDVTTAATGFFIKTSHVKSALGADDYPTIRFESTSVSKSGNGYVASGKLTMKGKTNPESIHFTFDEKGSEGVFKGDFKVQPPKYGIDRSGTPPEVTIHLVVPVSKV, from the coding sequence ATGAAAAAAATTATTTTTTCTGCCCTGATCATTGCTTTTACAACCTTTTCGGCATTCGCTATTTTTGGCAACTGGAAAGTGAAAGGCGATGAAGCGCAGGTAACTTTTGAAGGCCACAGGGTAAGCGGTTCATTCAGCGGTTTAAAAGCCGATATAACATTTGATAAAGACCATCCCGAACAAGCTAAAATTTCGGCAACTATTGATGTTACAACCGCGGCAACCGGTTTCTTTATTAAAACCAGCCACGTAAAATCGGCCCTGGGCGCCGATGATTATCCAACCATCAGATTCGAATCAACCTCGGTATCAAAAAGTGGTAACGGTTACGTAGCCAGCGGCAAGCTAACCATGAAAGGCAAAACCAATCCCGAATCGATCCATTTTACGTTTGATGAAAAAGGCAGTGAGGGCGTGTTTAAAGGTGATTTTAAAGTACAGCCACCCAAATATGGTATTGACAGAAGCGGCACACCACCCGAAGTTACCATACATTTGGTTGTGCCGGTGAGCAAAGTATGA
- a CDS encoding amidohydrolase family protein: MKSFRADYVFPVYADPIKNGIVTVDDQGKIIAVTDNTKSPGGQIQQVSGVICPGFINTHCHTELSHLKDKVKPKGGLVNFIKDVQSLRNTDQQEILDAIAKADQEMYDNGIVAVGDISNTNNSVAMKKQSKLYYHTFVETFGFLPEKAAEVFEKALVLLSEFKPGSCSITPHAPYSVSKELFKLIKKHSDANDENLLSIHNQECEDENKFYRYKLGAFLELYEHFGMDISYFKPQARNSVQSIIPLLSNKQKVLLVHNTCTNLKDIYFIKRFDRKINWCFCPNANLYIEGRLPKIDLFVDQGFNITIGTDSLASNSKLCLLSEMRAIQQKFPSINLPRLVEWGTRNGAEYLGIDDEKGTLEAGKTPGLNLISGLDGFKITPETKVKKLI, from the coding sequence ATGAAAAGTTTTAGAGCCGATTACGTTTTTCCTGTTTATGCCGATCCGATTAAAAATGGAATAGTTACTGTTGATGATCAGGGGAAGATCATAGCTGTTACCGATAATACCAAGTCCCCTGGCGGGCAAATACAGCAGGTAAGCGGTGTTATTTGCCCGGGATTTATCAATACGCATTGCCATACCGAACTTTCTCATTTAAAAGATAAAGTAAAGCCCAAAGGCGGCCTGGTAAATTTTATAAAAGACGTTCAATCCTTACGCAATACCGATCAGCAGGAGATTCTTGATGCCATAGCTAAGGCCGATCAGGAAATGTATGATAACGGTATTGTAGCCGTTGGTGATATCTCCAACACTAATAATAGTGTTGCGATGAAAAAACAAAGCAAGTTATACTATCATACCTTTGTTGAAACTTTTGGTTTTTTGCCCGAAAAGGCTGCTGAAGTTTTTGAAAAAGCGCTGGTCCTGCTTAGTGAATTTAAGCCCGGCTCGTGTTCTATAACCCCGCATGCACCGTATTCGGTATCAAAGGAGCTATTTAAGCTGATTAAAAAGCACAGCGATGCCAACGATGAAAACCTGCTCAGTATCCATAACCAGGAGTGTGAGGATGAGAACAAATTTTACAGGTATAAACTTGGTGCTTTTTTAGAGTTGTACGAGCATTTTGGTATGGATATATCCTATTTCAAACCGCAGGCCCGTAACTCGGTACAATCTATTATCCCGCTGCTCTCTAACAAGCAAAAGGTTTTGCTGGTACATAATACCTGTACCAACCTGAAGGATATTTACTTCATCAAACGGTTTGACAGAAAGATAAATTGGTGTTTTTGCCCTAATGCAAACCTTTATATTGAAGGGCGTTTACCTAAAATTGATCTTTTTGTTGACCAGGGTTTTAATATTACCATTGGTACCGATAGCCTTGCATCAAACAGCAAATTATGCTTACTGAGCGAGATGCGTGCTATTCAGCAAAAGTTCCCTTCTATAAACTTACCGCGCCTGGTTGAATGGGGAACCCGTAATGGAGCCGAATACCTGGGTATCGACGATGAAAAAGGCACGCTTGAAGCAGGCAAAACCCCGGGCCTGAACCTGATCAGCGGCCTTGATGGGTTTAAGATCACCCCCGAAACCAAAGTGAAGAAACTGATATAA